The genomic segment GGCTTCTTTGTAGGTCAGATCATGAAAGAGATGAAAGGCAAGGCAAATCCTGCAAGCGTCCGCGAGACACTAATGAAAGAAGTAGAGAAGCGCAAATAAAATAAATCACCCCGGACATTATGCCCGGGGTAAAAAATGTTAATATATTACCAGTGAACAGTAGCGTTAATATTAAAAATTATTCTCAAAAAAACTTTGAGACTTTACATTATTAAATAATTAAGTATAATAAAATTCGAATAAAACATATTTGAAGAAAAGACACAAATAGAAATGGAAAGGCAAAGCAGCAGCCTGCTGTAGACAGGTATATAAAAACTGCGAAACATGCCAGGGAGGAAATCAAACATGGTAACAGTAAACCACAACTATCTGAAATTACCGGGAAGCTATCTGTTTTCCACAATTGGAAAAAAAGTAAAAGCATATAAAGAAGCTAACCCACAGGCAAACGTGATCTCACTGGGAATCGGTGATGTAACCCAGCCTCTGGCTCCGGCGATCATTGAGGCACTTCATAAATCTGTAGATGAAATGGGTGATGCAGCTACATTTCATGGTTATGCACCTGATCTTGGTTATGAATTTTTAAGATCTGCCATTGCAAAGAATGACTACAAAGACAGAGGCTGTGACATTGAAGCAGACGAAATCTTTGTATCTGACGGTGCAAAGAGCGATTCCGGAAATATCCAGGAAATATTCGGACTGGATAATAAGATTGCAGTGTGCGACCCTGTATACCCAGTATATGTAGATACAAACGTAATGGCAGGCCGTACAGGAGAATACAACAAAGAACGTGGCAACTTTGATAACGTAATCTATATGCCATGTACAGCATCCAACGGCTTCCTTCCGGAATTCCCGGAAGAAGTACCGGATCTTATCTACCTTTGCTTCCCGAACAACCCGACCGGTGGTGCGATTACCAAACCGCAGCTTCAGGAATGGGTAGACTATGCAAATAAAAACGGTTCTGTAATTATCTATGATGCAGCATACGAAGCATACATCTCCGAAGAAGATGTACCGCACAGCATCTATGAGTGCGAAGGAGCAAGAACCTGCGCCATCGAACTGCGCAGCTTCTCCAAAAATGCAGGTTTCACAGGTGTCCGTCTCGGCTTTACAGTTGTACCAAAGGATCTGGTTCGTGACGGTGTAGATCTCCACAGTCTCTGGGCAAGACGTCATGGCACAAAATTTAATGGTGCGCCATATATCGTACAGCGTGCAGGAGAGGCGGTATACTCTCCTGAAGGAAAAGCACAGCTGAAAGAACAGGTAGGCTACTATATGAGCAACGCCAAAGCCATCTACGAAGGTCTGGCATCAGCAGGCTATTCCGTATCCGGTGGCGTAAACGCTCCGTATATCTGGCTGAAAACACCTGATAAGATGACTTCCTGGGAGTTCTTTGACTATCTCCTTGAAAAAGCCAACATTGTAGGAACTCCAGGCTCAGGATTTGGTGCTCATGGTGAGGGATTCTTCCGTCTCACTGCGTTTGGAACACATGAGAATACACTGGAAGCAATTGAACGAATTAAGAATCTGTAAGCAGCTTCCTGATAGGAACGAGTGGGATTATAATTTCGCAAAATTTAACCGAATCAAGTAAGTTCCCTGCGGAGCAGTTATTCGGTGTAGAGCTGCGTAGCGAAGCGGATGATTTTATCCACTTGACTATGAAAATGAAAAACGGCAGGACGAAAATCCTTGAAAATCAAGGGTTTCGGACCTGTCGTTTCTATTTTATAAAAATATATATGGAATTTGATTACTATTTAAGTATTAATGTTGTTTTCTGAGATAATCTGTCGAATTTGTTCCTTTGCAACTGCCATAAAAAATACTCCTTTTCGATAAGAATTGTCATATCTGAATTCTTACCAAAAAGGAGTTATTTTTTACCAAAAACATAAACTATTTTACACTACCTACTGGTATTAAAAGATGTAGAAACCTTCTTCGCCAAAATAATCATCCAATTCATCCTCATT from the Blautia wexlerae DSM 19850 genome contains:
- a CDS encoding LL-diaminopimelate aminotransferase, coding for MVTVNHNYLKLPGSYLFSTIGKKVKAYKEANPQANVISLGIGDVTQPLAPAIIEALHKSVDEMGDAATFHGYAPDLGYEFLRSAIAKNDYKDRGCDIEADEIFVSDGAKSDSGNIQEIFGLDNKIAVCDPVYPVYVDTNVMAGRTGEYNKERGNFDNVIYMPCTASNGFLPEFPEEVPDLIYLCFPNNPTGGAITKPQLQEWVDYANKNGSVIIYDAAYEAYISEEDVPHSIYECEGARTCAIELRSFSKNAGFTGVRLGFTVVPKDLVRDGVDLHSLWARRHGTKFNGAPYIVQRAGEAVYSPEGKAQLKEQVGYYMSNAKAIYEGLASAGYSVSGGVNAPYIWLKTPDKMTSWEFFDYLLEKANIVGTPGSGFGAHGEGFFRLTAFGTHENTLEAIERIKNL